The following coding sequences are from one Cercospora beticola chromosome 4, complete sequence window:
- a CDS encoding uncharacterized protein (BUSCO:EOG092608T8): MSDADFDKVRQAQIERNAGKKGFKDASSQRTNNNKGVSLTENFDKELYGNDSGDKFAGYNTIIDVNDDEDMEDADDGESGRLIGQYTATAAQIGEWAHGENAEDDILQSCEKQAQIASRETDYQKRRFQRGLDGDGEKTYKEVMAERELEREEQRVRKLIEDQNKEAIANGDDDAMEGVEGRPTLKDKTPEAEDKPKRTRKRRWDTSGEPAETNGDAQANGANGTNGTNGHATNGEAAVKKSRWDSTPAPDGDSAPKKRSKWDLVSAGSGGGGQTNGAADAAPTGPVVAFGNDASGRNAPLSDEELDEMLPSEGYKILTPPPGYEPLRAPSRRVAPSATPATGGFMNQEPVDARSMGKQLPSEIPGVGDLQFFKAEDMAYFGKLVDGADENDLSVEELKQRKIMRLLLKVKNGTPPMRKTALRQLTDNARSFGAGPLFDQILPLLMEKSLEDQERHLLVKVIDRVLYKLDDLVRPYVHKILVVIEPLLIDQDYYARVEGREIISNLAKAAGLATMISTMRPDIDHVDEYVRNTTARAFAVVASALGIPTLLPFLKAVCKSKKSWQARHTGVKIIQQIPILMGCAVLPHLKGLVDCIGENLNDEQAKVRTVTSLALAALAEASNPFGIESFDDILNPLWTGARKQRGKGLAGFLKAVGYIIPLMDEEYGNYYTSQIMEILIREFQSPDEEMKKVVLKVISQCAGGAGVTATYLKEHVLNEFFKFFWVRRMALDKRNYKQVVETTVDLGQKVGVGEIVERIVGNLKDESEAYRKMTVETIEKVISAMGAADINERLEERLVDGILHSFQEQSVEDVVLLNGFGTVVNSLGTRCKPYLPQIVSTILWRLNNKSATVRQQAADLITRIAIVLKQCDEDVLLGKLGSVLYEYLGEEYPEVLGSILGAMRSIVTVVGISSMQPPIKDLLPRLTPILRNRHEKVQENTIDLVGRIADRGPESVNAREWMRICFELLDMLKAHKKGIRRAANNTFGFIAKAIGPQDVLATLLNNLRVQERQSRVCTAVAIGIVAETCAPFTVLPALMNEYRVPELNVQNGVLKSLSFLFEYIGEMAKDYVYAVTPLLEDALIDRDQVHRQTAASVVKHVALGVVGLGCEDAMLHLLNLLYPNLFETSPHVIDRVIEAIDAIRLAVGTGAVMNYVWAGLFHPARKVRVPYWRLYNDAYVQSADAMVPYYPAIEDDKLVRHELMVVL, translated from the exons atgtcTGACG CCGATTTCGACAAAGTGCGGCAGGCGCAAATCGAGCGGAACGCAGGGAAGAAAGGCTTCAAGGACGCCTCCAGCCAGCGCACTAACAACAACAAGGGCGTCTCTCTCACCGAAAACTTCGACAAGGAGCTCTACGGAAATGACTCAGGCGACAAATTTGCAGGCTACAATACCATCATCGATGTcaacgatgacgaggacatgGAGGATGCCGACGACGGCGAAAGCGGCCGATTGATCGGCCAGTACACCGCGACGGCTGCTCAAATAGGAGAATGGGCGCACGGTGAGAACGCTGAGGACGATATCCTACAGAGTTGCGAGAAGCAGGCGCAAATTGCGAGCCGAGAGACCGACTACCAAAAGCGTCGATTCCAGCGCGGTCtcgatggagatggcgaGAAGACGTACAAGGAGGTTATGGCAGAGCGAGAGCTGGAGCGCGAGGAGCAACGAGTTCGTAAGCTCATCGAGGACCAGAACAAGGAGGCGATTGCCAATGGTGACGATGATGCGATGGAAGGCGTGGAAGGCCGCCCCACACTGAAAGACAAGACTCCCGAGGCAGAGGACAAGCCGAAGCGAACGAGGAAGAGACGTTGGGACACCTCGGGAGAACCTGCGGAGACGAATGGCGATGCGCAGGCCAACGGAGCGAACGGCACGAATGGCACGAACGGGCACGCGACAAACGGAGAGGCTGCAGTCAAGAAATCGCGATGGGATTCCACACCAGCGCCCGATGGAGATTCAGCACCTAAGAAGCGCTCCAAGTGGGATCTGGTGTCAGCTGGCAGCGGAGGTGGCGGTCAAACCAATGGTGCAGCAGATGCGGCACCAACGGGACCTGTGGTGGCCTTCGGCAATGATGCATCAGGCCGCAACGCACCGCTGTCAGACGAAGAGTTGGACGAAATGCTGCCCAGCGAGGGCTACAAGATCCTCACACCACCTCCAGGCTATGAACCACTGCGAGCACCCTCGAGAAGGGTCGCACCATCAGCCACGCCAGCGACTGGCGGTTTCATGAACCAGGAACCAGTGGACGCGCGGTCGATGGGCAAGCAACTACCATCTGAGATCCCAGGCGTTGGAGACCTACAGTTTTTCAAGGCCGAGGATATGGCCTACTTCGGCAAGCTGGTTGACGGAGCCGACGAGAACGACCTCAGTGTGGAGGAGCTCAAGCAACGCAAGATTATGCGGCTGCTTTTGAAAGTCAAGAACGGCACACCACCAATGCGAAAGACCGCACTGCGTCAACTCACGGACAATGCACGAAGCTTTGGTGCCGGACCGCTCTTTGACCAGATCCTCCCCCTACTCATGGAAAAGAGCCTGGAGGACCAAGAGCGCCACTTGCTCGTGAAAGTCATCGATCGTGTTCTCTACAAGCTTGATGATCTCGTCAGACCCTACGTGCACAAGATCTTGGTGGTTATTGAGCCACTTCTCATCGATCAAGACTACTATGCTCGCGTGGAGGGTCGCGAAATCATCTCCAACTTGGCCAAAGCCGCCGGTCTGGCCACCATGATCTCCACGATGCGGCCGGATATCGATCATGTGGACGAATACGTGCGGAATACAACAGCTCGAGCGTTCGCTGTCGTTGCTTCAGCACTCGGCATCCCGACCCTCTTACCATTCCTCAAAGCTGTGTGCAAGAGTAAGAAGTCGTGGCAAGCTCGACATACTGGTGTCAAAATCATTCAACAGATTCCCATCCTTATGGGTTGTGCTGTGCTCCCTCATCTCAAAGGTCTTGTCGACTGCATCGGCGAGAACCTAAATGACGAGCAAGCAAAGGTTCGAACAGTCACCTCGCTTGCTCTTGCCGCGCTTGCAGAAGCGTCAAACCCCTTCGGTATCGAAAGCTTCGACGACATCCTCAACCCACTCTGGACTGGAGCGCGCAAGCAGCGTGGTAAAGGCTTGGCTGGTTTCCTGAAGGCTGTTGGTTACATCATCCCACTCATGGACGAAGAATATGGCAACTACTACACCAGTCAAATCATGGAAATCCTGATCCGAGAGTTCCAGTCTCCAGATGAAgagatgaagaaggtcgTGCTCAAAGTCATCAGTCAGTGTGCTGGTGGCGCGGGTGTGACGGCCACTTATCTCAAAGAGCACGTGCTGAACGAGTTCTTCAAATTCTTCTGGGTTCGAAGAATGGCGCTCGATAAGCGGAACTACAAGCAGGTCGTCGAGACCACGGTCGACTTGGGTCAAAAAGTCGGCGTCGGCGAGATTGTTGAGCGAATCGTTGGTAACCTCAAAGATGAGAGCGAAGCTTATCGCAAGATGACAGTCGAGACGATCGAGAAGGTCATCTCTGCCATGGGCGCTGCTGACATCAACGAGCGTCTCGAAGAACGTCTTGTTGATGGTATTCTCCATTCGTTCCAAGAGCAGAGCGTCGAGGACGTGGTCCTGCTCAATGGCTTTGGTACAGTTGTCAACTCCCTTGGGACGCGTTGCAAGCCATACTTGCCACAGATCGTCAGTACCATTCTCTGGCGACTCAACAACAAATCTGCCACCGTGCGACAGCAAGCGGCAGATCTCATTACTCGGATTGCGATCGTGCTGAAGCAGTGTGACGAGGACGTCTTACTTGGCAAGCTGGGATCGGTCCTGTACGAATACCTCGGTGAAGAGTATCCCGAAGTCCTGGGCAGTATCTTGGGCGCCATGAGGAGCATCGTTACCGTGGTTGGCATCAGTAGCATGCAGCCCCCTATTAAGGATCTGCTACCGCGATTGACACCAATTCTGCGGAACAGGCACGAGAAGGTGCAAGAAAACACAATTGATCTAGTGGGACGTATCGCCGACCGCGGACCAGAGTCGGTCAACGCACGCGAGTGGATGCGAATCTgcttcgagctgctcgaCATGCTCAAGGCACACAAGAAGGGCATCCGGCGTGCTGCGAACAACACATTCGGTTTCATTGCCAAGGCCATTGGACCACAGGATGTGCTTGCCACACTATTGAACAACTTGCGCGTCCAAGAGCGTCAGTCGCGTGTCTGCACGGCTGTCGCCATTGGTATCGTCGCCGAGACATGTGCGCCTTTCACGGTTCTGCCCGCTCTCATGAACGAGTATCGCGTTCCAGAGCTGAACGTGCAGAATGGTGTTCTGAAGTCACTATCCTTCCTTTTCGAGTACATCGGCGAAATGGCTAAAGACTACGTCTATGCCGTTACGCCCCTTCTCGAAGATGCCCTCATTGATCGCGACCAGGTGCACCGTCAAACTGCCGCTAGTGTCGTCAAGCACGTCGCACTTGGAGTGGTCGGTCTAGGGTGCGAAGATGCCATGCTGCACTTACTCAACCTGCTCTACCCGAACTTGTTCGAGACCAGTCCGCACGTTATCGATCGTGTTATCGAAGCTATCGACGCAATTCGCCTCGCAGTGGGCACGGGAGCGGTTATGAATTACGTCTGGGCAGGTCTTTTCCACCCGGCGAGGAAAGTGCGAGTGCCGTACTGGAGACTGTACAATGACGCGTACGTGCAAAGCGCGGATGCCATGGTGCCCTACTATCCAGCCATCGAAGATGACAAGCTGGTGCGGCATGAGTTGATGGTTGTGTTGTAG